Proteins from a genomic interval of Haemorhous mexicanus isolate bHaeMex1 chromosome Z, bHaeMex1.pri, whole genome shotgun sequence:
- the THBS4 gene encoding thrombospondin-4, with translation MLNEVYLLSTFKLQPKSTATVFGLYSSADNSKYFEFTVMGRMSKAVLRYLKSDGRLNSVIFSNIQLADGKPHAVILWLSGLQQGLSTIELYLDCLQVGAIEDLPKPFSALSQKVMAAELRTLQEKPQDTLDELKLVTGGTLAEVGNLQDCFLQQIEPVPQYTGDFNRQLMGQIIQMNQLLGDVKDLLRQQVKETTFLRNTIAECQACGLGTVSFPTQLPRRIKPKCEVNSCFRGVRCMETAEGFQCGPCPEGLTGNGVTCSDIDECRYNPCFPGVRCVNTAPGFRCETCPPGYTGQTVQGIGLSYAKSNKQVCLDIDECQNGGHGLCVPNSHCINTLGSYHCGQCKPGYTGDQTRGCQAERSCRNRALNPCSIHARCIEERRGDVTCICGIGWAGDGYICGKDVDIDGYPNEELSCSAENCRKDNCRFVPNSGQEDADGDGIGDACDDDADGDGIPNEQDNCVLVPNVNQRNSDQDIFGDACDNCRNVLNNDQRDTDGDGKGDACDDDMDGDGVKNLLDNCQRIPNEDQEDTDNDGVGDACDSCPTISNPNQSDVDNDLVGDSCDTNQDSDGDGHQDSTDNCPTVINSSQLDTDKDGLGDECDEDDDNDGIPDLLPPGPDNCRLVPNPGQEDDNGDGVGDVCESDFDQDTVIDRIDVCPENAEITLTDFRAYQTVVLDPEGDAQIDPNWVVLNQGMEIVQTMNSDPGLAVGYTAFNGVDFEGTFHVNTVTDDDYAGFIFGYQDSSSFYVVMWKQTEQTYWQATPFRAVAEPGIQLKAVKSKTGPGEHLRNSLWHTGDTNDQVRLLWKDPRNVGWKDKVSYRWFLQHRPQIGYIRARFYEGSDLVADSGVTIDTTMRGGRLGVFCFSQENIIWSNLKYRCNDTIPEDFQEFQAQQFGVGDI, from the exons CGGTGCTGCGCTATCTGAAGAGTGATGGAAGGCTGAATTCGGTTATCTTTAGCAACATCCAGCTGGCTGATGGGAAACCCCATGCTGTCATCTTGTGGCTGAGTGGCCTGCAGCAGGGGTTGAGCACGATAGAGTTGTATCTGGACTGCCTGCAAGTAGGTGCCATTGAGGACTTGCCAAAACCATTTTCAGCACTGTCTCAGAAGGTGATGGCAGCTGAGTTGCGCACTCTCCAGGAGAAGCCACAG GATACACTAGATGAGCTAAAGTTGGTAACTGGAGGAACCCTTGCTGAAGTGGGAAACCTGCAGGATTGTTTTCTTCAACAAATTGAGCCTGTACCTCAGTACACTG GTGATTTTAATAGGCAGCTGATGGGTCAAATTATTCAGATGAACCAACTACTGGGTGATGTGAAAGACCTTCTCAGACAACAG GTCAAAGAAACAACTTTCCTGAGAAATACCATAGCTGAGTGCCAAGCATGTG GTTTAGGCACTGTGAGTTTTCCAACTCAGCTTCCTAGGCGCATTAAACCGAAATGTGAAGTTAATTCCTGCTTCAGGGGAGTGAGGTGTATGGAGACAGCAGAGGGATTTCAGTGTGGGCCCTGCCCTGAAGGACTCACGGGAAATGGAGTTACATGCTCAGATATTGATGAG TGTCGTTACAACCCTTGCTTCCCTGGTGTGCGATGTGTGAACACTGCTCCAGGTTTCCGATGTGAGACCTGTCCTCCAGGATATACGGGACAAACTGTGCAAGGGATAGGACTCAGCTATGCCAAGAGCAATAAGCAG GTCTGCTTAGATATTGATGAATGTCAGAATGGAGGACATGGACTCTGTGTTCCGAATTCCCATTGCATAAACACTTTG GGGTCTTACCACTGTGGCCAGTGCAAACCAGGATATACAGGAGACCAAACCAGGGGATGCCAGGCTGAACGGAGCTGTAGGAATCGAGCCCTCAATCCATGCAGCATCCATGCCCGTTGTattgaggagaggagaggagacgTGACATGTATT TGTGGCATTGGCTGGGCTGGTGATGGTTATATTTGTGGAAAAGATGTTGATATTGATGGCTACCCTAATGAAGAACTCTCATGCTCTGCTGAAAACTGCAGAAAG GACAATTGCAGATTTGTCCCAAACTCCGGACAAGAGGATGCTGATGGTGATGGGATTGGAGATGCTTGTGATGACGATGCAGATGGAGATGGCATTCCCAATGAGCAG GACAACTGTGTCTTGGTTCCTAATGTTAATCAGAGAAACAGTGATCAGGATATCTTTGGAGATGCTTGTGACAACTGCCGTAATGTCCTGAATAATGACCAGAGGGACACAGATGGTGATGGGAAAGGAGATGCATGTGATGATGACATGGATGGGGATG GTGTTAAGAACCTTTTGGACAATTGTCAGAGGATCCCCAATGAAGACCAGGAGGACACAGATAATGACGGAGTTGGTGATGCCTGTGACAGCTGCCCTACAATCAGCAACCCAAACCAG TCGGACGTCGACAATGACCTGGTTGGAGATTCCTGTGATACCAATCAGGACAG tgaTGGTGATGGGCACCAGGACAGCACGGACAACTGCCCTACTGTCATtaacagctcccagctggacaCAGATAAGGACGGGCTGGGTGATGAGTgtgatgaggatgatgataaTGATGGCATCCCTGACCTCTTGCCCCCGGGCCCTGACAACTGCAGGCTGGTCCCCAACCCGGGGCAGGAAGATGATAATG GTGATGGAGTTGGTGATGTCTGTGAGTCTGATTTCGACCAGGATACAGTGATTGATCGGATTGATGTGTGCCCTGAGAATGCAGAGATCACCTTGACAGACTTCAGGGCCTATCAGACAGTGGTGTTGGACCCAGAGGGGGATGCACAGATTGATCCCAACTGGGTGGTTCTGAACCAG GGGATGGAAATTGTGCAGACTATGAACAGTGATCCTGGTCTTGCTGTTG GTTACACGGCTTTTAACGGCGTTGACTTTGAGGGCACTTTTCATGTGAACACAGTGACAGATGACGACTATGCTGGCTTTATTTTTGGTTATCAAGACAGCTCTAGCTTTTATGTAGTAATGTGGAAACAGACGGAACAGACCTACTGGCAAGCGACTCCCTTCCGAGCTGTTGCAGAGCCTGGCATTCAGCTAAAG GCTGTGAAATCCAAGACAGGTCCTGGCGAGCACCTCCGCAACTCCCTCTGGCACACAGGGGACACCAATGATCAGGTCAGGCTGCTGTGGAAGGACCCCCGAAATGTAGGGTGGAAAGACAAAGTCTCCTATCGCTGGTTCTTGCAGCACAGACCTCAGATTGGTTATATCAG GGCAAGATTTTATGAAGGCTCTGACCTAGTGGCAGACTCTGGTGTAACTATAGACACCACCATGCGTGGAGGACGGCTTGGagttttctgcttctctcaggaAAACATTATTTGGTCCAACCTGAAATATCGCTGCAATG acACCATCCCAGAGGACTTTCAAGAATTTCAAGCGCAGCAATTTGGTGTTGGGgatatttaa